A region of Planktomarina temperata RCA23 DNA encodes the following proteins:
- the rpoC gene encoding DNA-directed RNA polymerase subunit beta', producing MNQELSTNPFNPIAPPKAFDEIKVSLASPERILSWSFGEIKKPETINYRTFKPERDGLFCARIFGPIKDYECLCGKYKRMKYRGVVCEKCGVEVTLQKVRRERMGHIELASPVAHIWFLKSLPSRIGLMLDMTLRDLERILYFENYVVIEPGLTDLTYGQLMNEEEFLDAQDIYGMDAFTANIGAEAIREMLSLIDLEAEAEQLRVDLSEATGELKPKKIIKRLKIVESFIESGNRPEWMILTVIPVIPPELRPLVPLDGGRFATSDLNDLYRRVINRNNRLKRLIELRAPDIIVRNEKRMLQESVDALFDNGRRGRVITGQNKRPLKSLSDMLKGKQGRFRQNLLGKRVDFSGRSVIVTGPELKLHQCGLPKKMALELFKPFIYSRLEAKGLSSTVKQAKKLVEKERPEVWDILDEVIREHPVMLNRAPTLHRLGIQAFEPVLIEGKAIQLHPLVCSAFNADFDGDQMAVHVPLSLEAQLEARVLMMSTNNVLSPANGAPIIVPSQDMILGLYYTSLMREGMKGEGMIFGSVDEVQHALDAGVVHLHAKIQSRIPQIDDEGNEVMVRFETTPGRVRLGALLPQNAKAPFSLVNRLLKKGEVQQVIDTVYRYCGQKESVIFCDHVMTLGFREAFRAGISFGKDDMLIPDNKWTIVDGVRAQVKEFEQQYMDGLITQGEKYNKVIDAWSNCNDQVTDSMMDAIASVKYDETGAEMEPNSVYMMAHSKARGSVTQMKQLGGMRGLMAKPNGDIIETPIISNFKEGLTVLEYFNSTHGARKGLSDTALKTANSGYLTRRLVDVAQDCIVRQHDCGTDRSITARAAINDGEVISSLSERILGRVAAEDVIKPGTDEVLCAKGQIIDERKADFIEENGVISMLIRSPLTCETEDGICAACYGRDLARGTLVNQGEAVGIIAAQSIGEPGTQLTMRTFHIGGVAQGGGQQSSQESSQSGKVHFENAILLKNSAGEQLSMTRNMVASILDVGGAVIASYKVAYGSKMLVKDGQTIERGDKLFEWDPFTLPIIAEKSGVVKYVDLVSGIAVRDETDDATGMTQKIVTDWRAALKGSELAPKIIVTDEKGEMLTREDGNPIAYAMSVDAVLSVEDGQDIKAGDILARIPREGGRSKDITGGLPRVAELFEARRPKDHAIIAEIDGYVRFGKDYKNKRRIAIEPADETLAKVEYMVPKGKHIPVQEGDFIKKGDYIMDGNPAPHDILAVMGVEALADYMIDEVQDVYRLQGVKINDKHIEVIVRQMLQKWEITDSGETTLLKGEHVDKAEFDAANEKALSKGTRPAQGEPILLGITKASLQTRSFISAASFQETTRVLTEASVQGKRDKLIGLKENVIVGRLIPAGTGGATQKMRRVAADRDNVVIEARRAEAEEAIALAAPAAVAETPDEMFESLLVDTVENNEE from the coding sequence ATGAACCAGGAACTATCAACCAACCCGTTTAACCCGATTGCGCCGCCCAAAGCCTTTGATGAAATCAAAGTCTCTTTGGCCAGCCCTGAGCGGATCCTGTCTTGGTCTTTTGGTGAAATTAAGAAGCCAGAAACCATCAATTATCGCACGTTCAAACCCGAGCGGGACGGCCTGTTCTGCGCGCGTATCTTTGGCCCGATCAAAGATTATGAATGTCTGTGCGGCAAGTATAAGCGCATGAAATATCGCGGCGTTGTCTGCGAGAAATGCGGCGTGGAAGTGACCTTGCAGAAGGTCCGCCGCGAGCGGATGGGCCACATCGAATTGGCCAGCCCCGTTGCGCATATTTGGTTTTTGAAATCTCTGCCGTCGCGCATTGGTTTGATGCTGGATATGACTTTGCGCGACCTTGAGCGGATCTTGTATTTCGAAAACTATGTGGTCATTGAACCGGGCCTCACGGACCTCACCTATGGCCAGTTGATGAACGAAGAAGAGTTCCTCGATGCGCAGGATATCTATGGCATGGATGCCTTCACCGCCAATATTGGCGCGGAAGCCATTCGTGAAATGTTGTCCTTGATTGATCTGGAAGCAGAAGCCGAACAACTGCGCGTTGATCTGTCAGAAGCCACCGGTGAATTGAAGCCAAAGAAGATCATCAAGCGCTTGAAAATCGTTGAGAGCTTCATTGAATCTGGCAACCGTCCCGAGTGGATGATCTTGACTGTGATCCCTGTGATCCCACCTGAGTTGCGCCCCTTGGTGCCTCTGGATGGCGGCCGTTTTGCGACTTCTGATTTGAACGATCTTTATCGTCGTGTGATCAACCGCAACAACCGTCTGAAGCGCCTCATTGAGCTGCGCGCGCCCGACATCATTGTGCGCAACGAAAAGCGCATGTTGCAAGAATCTGTTGATGCCTTGTTCGACAATGGCCGTCGGGGCCGGGTGATCACCGGGCAAAACAAACGCCCGTTGAAATCCTTGTCTGACATGCTCAAAGGCAAGCAGGGTCGTTTCCGTCAAAACCTCTTGGGCAAACGCGTCGACTTCTCTGGTCGTTCGGTGATTGTGACCGGTCCTGAGCTCAAGCTGCACCAATGCGGCTTGCCAAAGAAAATGGCGTTGGAGCTCTTTAAGCCCTTCATTTACAGCCGCTTGGAGGCCAAAGGCCTGTCCTCGACTGTAAAACAAGCCAAGAAACTGGTTGAAAAGGAGCGGCCGGAAGTTTGGGATATCCTTGATGAGGTGATCCGTGAACATCCCGTCATGCTCAACCGTGCGCCAACTCTGCACCGCTTGGGCATCCAAGCTTTTGAGCCGGTTCTGATCGAAGGCAAGGCCATTCAGCTGCACCCGCTGGTCTGTTCTGCGTTCAACGCTGACTTTGACGGCGACCAAATGGCGGTTCACGTTCCTTTGAGCTTGGAAGCGCAGTTGGAAGCGCGGGTTCTGATGATGTCCACCAACAACGTTCTGTCGCCAGCCAATGGTGCGCCGATCATTGTGCCGTCACAGGATATGATCTTGGGCCTTTATTATACCTCCCTGATGCGTGAAGGCATGAAGGGCGAAGGCATGATTTTTGGCTCCGTGGATGAAGTTCAGCACGCGCTTGATGCGGGGGTTGTGCATCTTCATGCGAAAATCCAATCGCGCATTCCGCAGATTGATGATGAGGGCAATGAGGTTATGGTGCGGTTTGAAACCACACCGGGCCGCGTGCGTTTGGGCGCTTTGCTGCCTCAGAACGCTAAGGCGCCCTTCAGCTTGGTGAACCGCCTTTTGAAAAAGGGCGAAGTTCAGCAGGTCATCGATACGGTCTATCGCTACTGTGGTCAGAAAGAATCTGTGATTTTCTGTGACCATGTGATGACTTTGGGTTTCCGTGAAGCCTTCCGCGCCGGCATTTCCTTCGGCAAGGATGACATGCTGATCCCAGACAACAAATGGACCATCGTTGATGGTGTGCGCGCTCAAGTCAAAGAGTTCGAACAGCAATATATGGATGGTCTGATCACCCAGGGTGAGAAATACAACAAGGTGATCGATGCCTGGTCAAATTGTAATGACCAAGTGACCGACTCTATGATGGATGCGATTGCCTCGGTGAAATACGATGAGACTGGCGCTGAAATGGAGCCGAATTCGGTTTACATGATGGCCCATTCCAAAGCGCGTGGCTCGGTCACTCAGATGAAACAGCTGGGCGGTATGCGTGGTCTGATGGCCAAGCCGAATGGCGATATCATCGAGACGCCGATCATCTCGAACTTTAAGGAAGGTCTGACCGTTCTTGAGTATTTCAACTCAACCCACGGTGCGCGGAAGGGTCTGTCAGATACGGCTTTGAAAACGGCCAACTCTGGGTACCTTACACGTCGTCTTGTGGATGTGGCTCAGGACTGCATCGTGCGCCAGCATGATTGTGGCACGGATCGTTCGATCACTGCACGGGCTGCGATCAATGATGGGGAAGTGATCTCCTCTTTGTCAGAGCGGATCTTGGGCCGGGTTGCGGCCGAAGATGTGATCAAACCTGGCACGGATGAGGTTCTATGCGCCAAAGGTCAGATCATCGACGAGCGCAAAGCGGACTTCATCGAAGAAAATGGCGTGATTTCCATGTTGATCCGGTCGCCTTTGACCTGTGAAACGGAAGATGGCATCTGTGCGGCCTGCTATGGTCGTGATTTGGCCCGCGGTACTTTGGTGAACCAAGGTGAAGCGGTCGGTATCATCGCGGCGCAATCAATTGGTGAACCCGGTACACAGCTCACCATGCGGACATTCCACATTGGTGGTGTTGCGCAAGGTGGTGGCCAGCAATCGAGCCAAGAAAGCAGCCAATCTGGGAAAGTGCATTTTGAGAATGCAATCTTGCTGAAAAACTCAGCCGGTGAGCAGCTCTCCATGACACGGAACATGGTGGCCAGTATTCTTGACGTGGGTGGCGCTGTGATTGCCAGCTATAAGGTGGCCTATGGCTCGAAAATGTTGGTCAAAGATGGCCAAACGATTGAGCGTGGCGACAAGCTGTTTGAATGGGATCCGTTCACATTGCCCATCATCGCTGAGAAATCAGGTGTGGTGAAATATGTTGATCTGGTGTCTGGCATTGCAGTGCGCGACGAGACCGATGACGCCACTGGCATGACCCAAAAAATCGTGACAGATTGGCGCGCTGCGTTAAAAGGCAGCGAATTGGCGCCAAAAATCATCGTCACCGATGAAAAGGGTGAAATGCTGACCCGTGAAGATGGCAATCCAATTGCCTATGCCATGTCCGTCGATGCGGTTCTCTCCGTTGAAGATGGTCAGGACATCAAGGCGGGTGACATTCTTGCGCGTATCCCGCGTGAGGGTGGCCGATCCAAAGACATCACCGGTGGTCTGCCGCGGGTTGCGGAATTGTTTGAGGCCCGTCGCCCCAAAGATCACGCGATCATTGCAGAAATTGATGGCTATGTGCGCTTTGGCAAAGACTATAAAAACAAGCGCCGCATAGCGATTGAACCGGCTGACGAGACTTTGGCAAAAGTCGAATACATGGTGCCAAAAGGCAAGCACATCCCTGTCCAAGAAGGTGATTTCATCAAGAAGGGTGATTACATCATGGATGGCAACCCCGCGCCGCATGACATTCTTGCGGTTATGGGTGTTGAGGCTTTGGCCGATTATATGATCGACGAGGTCCAGGACGTGTATCGCCTGCAAGGGGTGAAGATCAACGATAAGCACATTGAAGTGATTGTGCGTCAAATGTTGCAGAAATGGGAAATCACTGACAGTGGCGAGACAACCTTGCTTAAGGGCGAGCATGTCGACAAAGCTGAATTTGATGCGGCCAATGAAAAGGCCCTCTCAAAAGGCACCCGTCCTGCACAGGGTGAGCCGATTTTGCTGGGGATCACAAAAGCCTCCTTGCAAACACGCTCTTTCATCTCTGCGGCTTCATTCCAAGAAACCACGCGGGTTCTCACCGAGGCCTCTGTGCAAGGCAAACGTGACAAGCTGATTGGTCTTAAAGAGAATGTCATCGTTGGGCGCTTGATCCCAGCTGGCACCGGTGGCGCGACGCAGAAAATGCGCCGTGTGGCGGCAGATCGTGACAATGTTGTGATCGAAGCGCGCCGTGCGGAAGCCGAAGAGGCGATTGCCTTGGCCGCGCCGGCAGCTGTGGCTGAAACGCCTGATGAGATGTTTGAAAGCCTGTTGGTTGATACAGTTGAGAATAACGAAGAGTAA
- the rpoB gene encoding DNA-directed RNA polymerase subunit beta produces the protein MAMSFLGQKRLRKYYGKIREVLEMPNLIEVQKSSYDLFLKSGDSLQPLDGEGIKGVFQSVFPIKDFNETAILEFVKYELEKPKYDVEECQQRDMTYAAPLKVTLRLIVFEVDEDTGAKSVKDIKEQDVFMGDMPLMTPNGTFVVNGTERVIVSQMHRSPGVFFDHDKGKSHSSGKLLFACRIIPYRGSWLDFEFDAKDVVYARIDRRRKLPVTTLLYALGLDQEGIMDAYYETVDYTFKKGSGWVTKFFPERVRGTRPTYDLFDAKTGEMIAEAGKKVTPRAVKKLIDEGAVSDLLVPFDQVVGKFVSKDIINEETGAIYVEAGDELTWELDKDGEVIGGSLKDLLDAGITTIPVLDIDNVNVGAYMRNTMAMDKNMSRDTALMDIYRVMRPGEPPTVDAASALFDTLFFDSERYDLSAVGRVKMNMRLALDAEDTVRTLRREDIVACVKALVDLRDGRGDIDDIDHLGNRRVRSVGELMENQYRVGLLRMERAIKERMSSVEIDTVMPQDLINAKPAAAAVREFFGSSQLSQFMDQTNPLSEVTHKRRLSALGPGGLTRERAGFEVRDVHATHYGRMCPIETPEGPNIGLINSLATFARVNKYGFIETPYRKVVDGVVTDDVQYMSATEEMRHTVAQANAALDENGKFKNDLVSTRQNGDYTLAQSSAVDLIDVSPKQLVSVAASLIPFLENDDANRALMGSNMQRQAVPLLKAEAPLVGTGIEEVVARDSGAAIMAKRGGIIDQVDAQRIVIRATEDLELGDAGVDIYRMRKFQRSNQNTCINQRPLVKVGDYVRKGEVVADGPSTDIGELALGKNVVVAFMPWNGYNYEDSILISERIVRDDVFTSVHIEEFEVAARDTKLGPEEITRDIPNVGEEALRNLDEAGIVYIGAEVGPADILVGKITPKGESPMTPEEKLLRAIFGEKASDVRDTSLRLPPGDYGTIVEVRVFNRHGVEKDERALQIEREEVERLARDRDDELTILDRNIYARLRSMIEGREAVKGPKGTKGGLVSAELLDETPRSHWWQFAMKEEGDAQVVEALNEQYEAQKRTLDARFEDKVEKVRRGDDLPPGVMKMVKVFVAVKRKLQPGDKMAGRHGNKGVISKVVPMEDMPFLGDGTPVDFVLNPLGVPSRMNVGQILETHMGWAARGLGIQIDEALGEYRRSGDLTPVRDAMRIAYGDDVYAEGIEGMDEASLLESAGNVINGVPIATPVFDGAKEADVNDALRRAGFSESGQSVLFDGRTGEQFARPVTVGIKYLLKLHHLVDDKIHARSTGPYSLVTQQPLGGKAQFGGQRFGEMEVWALEAYGAAYTLQEMLTVKSDDVAGRTKVYESIVKGEDNFEAGIPESFNVLVKEVRGLGLNMELLDAEVEE, from the coding sequence ATGGCTATGTCATTCCTAGGTCAAAAACGTTTGCGCAAATATTACGGTAAAATCCGTGAAGTTTTAGAAATGCCAAATTTGATTGAGGTTCAAAAATCCTCATATGATTTGTTCTTGAAATCCGGTGATTCCCTACAGCCGCTCGACGGCGAAGGCATCAAGGGTGTTTTTCAATCGGTCTTCCCGATTAAAGATTTTAACGAAACCGCAATTTTGGAGTTCGTAAAATACGAGCTGGAAAAACCAAAATATGATGTGGAAGAGTGCCAACAGCGCGACATGACATATGCAGCTCCCTTGAAGGTGACACTGCGCTTGATCGTGTTTGAAGTAGATGAAGACACCGGTGCGAAATCGGTTAAAGATATCAAAGAGCAAGACGTCTTCATGGGCGATATGCCGTTGATGACACCGAACGGCACATTTGTGGTCAATGGCACAGAGCGGGTGATTGTTTCCCAGATGCACCGCTCCCCTGGTGTGTTCTTCGATCATGACAAGGGCAAATCCCATTCTTCGGGTAAATTGCTGTTTGCTTGCCGGATTATTCCCTACCGCGGCTCTTGGCTCGATTTTGAGTTTGACGCCAAAGACGTGGTTTACGCGCGCATCGATCGCCGCCGTAAATTGCCTGTGACCACTTTGCTTTATGCGCTGGGTCTCGACCAAGAGGGCATCATGGATGCCTATTATGAAACCGTGGATTATACCTTCAAAAAAGGCAGCGGTTGGGTCACCAAATTCTTCCCAGAGCGTGTGCGGGGCACACGTCCAACCTATGATTTGTTCGATGCAAAAACGGGCGAGATGATTGCTGAAGCCGGCAAGAAAGTGACGCCACGCGCGGTCAAGAAATTGATCGACGAAGGGGCTGTGTCAGATCTTCTGGTGCCTTTCGATCAAGTCGTTGGCAAATTCGTTTCCAAAGACATCATCAACGAGGAAACCGGCGCCATTTATGTGGAAGCGGGTGATGAGTTGACTTGGGAGCTGGACAAAGATGGCGAAGTCATCGGCGGGTCTTTGAAAGATCTGTTGGATGCCGGCATAACCACAATCCCAGTGCTCGACATCGATAATGTGAATGTGGGCGCCTATATGCGCAACACAATGGCGATGGACAAGAATATGTCTCGCGACACAGCATTGATGGATATTTACCGCGTGATGCGTCCGGGTGAGCCGCCCACCGTGGATGCGGCCTCTGCCTTGTTTGACACGTTGTTCTTTGACAGTGAGCGCTATGATCTCTCTGCCGTGGGCCGGGTGAAAATGAATATGCGTTTGGCTTTGGATGCAGAAGATACCGTGCGCACATTGCGCCGCGAAGATATCGTTGCCTGTGTCAAAGCCTTGGTTGATTTGCGAGATGGTCGCGGTGATATCGACGATATTGACCACCTCGGCAACCGCCGGGTGCGCTCGGTTGGTGAGTTGATGGAGAACCAATATCGCGTAGGTCTGTTGCGTATGGAACGCGCAATTAAAGAGCGGATGTCCTCTGTCGAAATCGACACTGTGATGCCGCAAGATTTGATCAATGCGAAACCTGCGGCTGCTGCTGTGCGTGAGTTCTTTGGCTCCAGCCAGTTGTCACAATTCATGGACCAAACCAATCCCTTGTCGGAAGTCACTCACAAACGCCGTCTCTCGGCGCTTGGCCCTGGCGGTTTGACCCGTGAGCGTGCTGGTTTTGAAGTGCGCGACGTGCACGCCACCCACTACGGTCGGATGTGTCCTATTGAAACGCCAGAGGGGCCGAATATTGGTCTGATCAACTCATTGGCGACATTCGCACGTGTGAACAAATATGGCTTTATCGAAACACCTTACCGCAAAGTTGTGGACGGTGTTGTGACCGATGATGTGCAATATATGTCTGCCACAGAAGAAATGCGTCACACGGTGGCGCAGGCCAACGCGGCATTGGATGAGAACGGTAAGTTCAAAAATGATCTGGTCTCAACCCGTCAAAATGGTGATTACACTTTGGCGCAATCCAGCGCTGTTGATTTGATCGACGTGTCGCCAAAGCAGTTGGTCTCCGTTGCGGCCTCCTTGATCCCATTCCTTGAAAATGACGATGCCAACCGTGCTTTGATGGGCTCGAACATGCAGCGTCAAGCCGTGCCATTGCTGAAGGCGGAAGCGCCTTTGGTTGGGACCGGTATTGAAGAAGTGGTGGCGCGCGATTCCGGTGCGGCGATCATGGCCAAGCGCGGCGGTATCATCGACCAAGTGGATGCACAGCGGATCGTGATCCGGGCCACGGAAGATCTTGAGCTTGGTGATGCGGGTGTGGATATCTACCGCATGCGCAAATTCCAGCGCTCAAACCAAAATACCTGTATCAACCAACGCCCCTTGGTGAAGGTTGGCGATTATGTTCGCAAAGGCGAAGTGGTCGCCGATGGTCCCTCCACTGATATCGGTGAGTTGGCCTTGGGCAAGAACGTGGTTGTCGCCTTTATGCCTTGGAACGGATATAACTATGAAGATAGTATCCTGATCTCAGAGCGTATTGTGCGCGATGACGTGTTCACCTCGGTTCACATCGAAGAATTTGAAGTGGCCGCGCGCGACACCAAACTTGGCCCTGAGGAAATCACCCGTGATATTCCGAACGTTGGCGAAGAGGCTCTGCGCAACTTGGACGAAGCGGGCATCGTGTATATCGGTGCGGAAGTGGGTCCAGCGGATATCTTGGTTGGTAAAATCACACCAAAAGGCGAAAGCCCGATGACACCAGAGGAAAAGCTCTTGCGGGCGATCTTCGGGGAGAAGGCCTCTGACGTGCGCGACACCTCTTTGCGTCTGCCACCGGGTGACTATGGCACAATCGTGGAAGTGCGTGTGTTCAATCGCCATGGCGTTGAAAAAGATGAACGTGCTTTGCAGATCGAGCGTGAAGAAGTTGAGCGTTTGGCGCGCGACCGTGACGATGAGCTGACCATCTTGGATCGCAACATCTATGCACGTCTGCGGTCGATGATTGAAGGCCGCGAGGCTGTGAAAGGTCCAAAAGGCACCAAGGGCGGTCTTGTGAGCGCTGAATTGCTGGATGAGACACCCCGCAGCCATTGGTGGCAGTTCGCCATGAAAGAAGAGGGCGATGCCCAGGTGGTTGAAGCGCTGAATGAACAATATGAAGCGCAAAAACGCACCCTGGATGCCCGCTTTGAAGATAAGGTCGAAAAAGTTCGCCGTGGTGATGATCTCCCGCCGGGCGTGATGAAAATGGTCAAAGTATTCGTAGCGGTGAAGCGCAAGCTGCAACCGGGCGATAAAATGGCCGGTCGTCACGGCAACAAAGGTGTCATCTCCAAAGTTGTCCCAATGGAAGATATGCCTTTCTTGGGTGACGGGACACCTGTGGACTTCGTTCTGAACCCGCTCGGCGTGCCGTCACGGATGAACGTCGGCCAAATTCTTGAAACCCACATGGGTTGGGCCGCGCGCGGCTTGGGAATTCAGATTGATGAGGCCTTGGGTGAGTATCGCCGGTCTGGTGACTTGACCCCTGTGCGTGACGCTATGCGGATTGCTTACGGCGATGACGTCTATGCGGAAGGTATTGAGGGCATGGATGAGGCCTCATTGCTGGAATCGGCTGGCAATGTCATCAATGGTGTTCCAATCGCAACGCCTGTGTTTGACGGTGCGAAAGAAGCAGATGTGAACGACGCATTGCGCCGGGCAGGCTTTAGCGAAAGCGGACAGTCGGTCTTGTTTGATGGCCGTACAGGCGAGCAATTTGCCCGCCCTGTGACGGTTGGCATCAAGTATCTTCTGAAATTGCACCACCTTGTGGATGACAAAATTCACGCACGCTCTACTGGTCCATACTCGCTGGTCACCCAGCAGCCATTGGGCGGTAAAGCGCAATTTGGTGGTCAACGCTTTGGGGAGATGGAAGTTTGGGCGCTGGAAGCTTATGGCGCGGCTTACACCTTGCAAGAAATGCTGACGGTGAAATCGGATGACGTTGCTGGCCGGACGAAAGTCTATGAAAGCATCGTGAAGGGTGAGGATAATTTCGAAGCTGGAATTCCAGAATCGTTTAACGTTCTTGTCAAAGAAGTCCGTGGCCTTGGCCTGAATATGGAACTCCTGGATGCGGAGGTGGAGGAGTAG
- the rplL gene encoding 50S ribosomal protein L7/L12, with protein MADLKKLAEDIVGLTLLEAQELKTILKDEYGIEPAAGGAVMMAGPAGDAGGAAEEQTEFNVILVAAGASKINVIKEVRAITGLGLKEAKELVDAGGKAVKEGVDKAEADDIKAKLEAAGAEVEVK; from the coding sequence ATGGCTGATCTGAAAAAACTTGCAGAAGACATCGTTGGTCTGACACTGCTCGAAGCACAAGAACTGAAAACTATTCTGAAAGATGAATATGGCATTGAGCCCGCTGCTGGCGGCGCTGTCATGATGGCTGGTCCTGCTGGCGATGCTGGCGGTGCAGCTGAAGAGCAAACAGAATTCAACGTAATTCTTGTTGCTGCTGGCGCATCTAAAATCAACGTCATCAAAGAAGTCCGCGCCATCACTGGCCTGGGTCTGAAAGAAGCTAAAGAATTGGTAGATGCTGGCGGCAAAGCTGTCAAAGAAGGCGTCGACAAAGCTGAAGCTGACGACATCAAAGCCAAGCTCGAAGCTGCTGGCGCTGAAGTCGAAGTAAAGTAA
- the rplJ gene encoding 50S ribosomal protein L10, with protein sequence MDRALKGKLVEELGQIFESSGVVVVSRYEGMTVAEMQDLRAQMREVGGSVRVAKNRLAKIALDGKPCASIADLLTGMTVLAYSEDPVAAAKVVEAYSKGNPKLDILGGAMGENALDVAGVKAVAAMPSREELIASIVGCIGAPSSNIAGAIGAPASNIASILSTIEEKAA encoded by the coding sequence GTGGATAGAGCACTGAAAGGGAAGTTGGTCGAAGAACTCGGTCAAATCTTTGAAAGCTCTGGCGTCGTGGTGGTTAGCCGCTACGAGGGTATGACAGTTGCTGAAATGCAGGACCTGCGCGCGCAAATGCGTGAAGTTGGTGGGTCTGTGCGTGTTGCCAAAAATAGGCTCGCCAAAATCGCCCTTGATGGGAAGCCTTGCGCAAGCATCGCAGACCTTCTGACGGGTATGACCGTTCTCGCTTATTCCGAAGACCCTGTGGCTGCTGCCAAAGTGGTTGAGGCGTACTCAAAAGGCAATCCAAAGCTGGATATCCTGGGTGGTGCGATGGGCGAAAACGCATTGGACGTCGCCGGTGTCAAAGCTGTTGCCGCAATGCCAAGTCGCGAGGAGCTTATTGCTTCCATCGTGGGTTGCATTGGTGCACCTTCCAGCAACATCGCCGGGGCCATTGGCGCACCTGCAAGCAATATCGCAAGCATTCTCTCGACCATCGAAGAGAAGGCTGCTTAA
- the rplA gene encoding 50S ribosomal protein L1 encodes MAKYGKRTTTARAAFAGKSMVTVEEAVALIKSVATAKFDESLEIAMNLGVDPRHADQMVRGTVNLPNGTGKSVRVAVFARGPKAEEALAAGADVVGAEDLMEIVQGGKIDFDRCIATPDMMPVVGRLGKVLGPRNLMPNPKIGTVTMDVKEAVEAAKGGQVQFKVEKAGVIHAGIGKVSFDDAKLAENVRSFVDAVSKAKPSGSKGAYMKKIVLSSTMGPSVTLNVDSATGQ; translated from the coding sequence ATGGCAAAATACGGAAAACGCACCACCACCGCACGCGCTGCATTCGCTGGCAAATCCATGGTCACAGTTGAAGAGGCTGTGGCGCTGATCAAAAGCGTCGCGACTGCGAAATTTGATGAATCACTTGAGATCGCGATGAACCTTGGTGTTGACCCACGTCACGCCGATCAAATGGTTCGCGGCACAGTGAACCTGCCCAACGGCACAGGTAAATCCGTTCGGGTTGCTGTCTTTGCCCGTGGCCCGAAAGCTGAAGAAGCTTTGGCTGCCGGTGCAGATGTTGTTGGCGCAGAAGATCTGATGGAAATCGTGCAAGGCGGCAAGATCGACTTTGATCGCTGCATCGCGACACCGGATATGATGCCCGTCGTGGGTCGTTTGGGCAAAGTGTTGGGCCCACGCAACCTGATGCCAAACCCGAAAATTGGGACGGTGACGATGGATGTCAAAGAAGCGGTTGAAGCGGCTAAAGGTGGTCAGGTTCAATTTAAAGTAGAAAAAGCTGGCGTTATTCACGCGGGCATCGGCAAAGTATCCTTTGATGATGCGAAATTGGCTGAAAACGTGCGCTCCTTCGTGGATGCAGTCTCCAAAGCCAAACCGTCGGGTTCCAAAGGCGCTTACATGAAGAAAATCGTTTTGAGCTCAACAATGGGCCCAAGCGTAACTTTGAACGTTGACAGCGCGACAGGCCAATAA
- the rplK gene encoding 50S ribosomal protein L11 → MAKKIAGTMKLQIPAGAANPSPPVGPALGQRGINIMEFCKAFNAKTADMEQGAPCPTVITYYQDKSFSMEVKTPPASYYLKKAAGLKPVGKRNRPRGAENPGRETVATVTVAQVKEIAEAKMKDLNANDIEGAMQIILGSARSMGIEVK, encoded by the coding sequence ATGGCTAAAAAAATCGCTGGTACGATGAAACTGCAGATTCCTGCAGGTGCAGCAAACCCCTCCCCGCCAGTGGGCCCTGCATTGGGTCAACGCGGGATCAACATCATGGAATTCTGTAAAGCGTTTAACGCAAAAACAGCCGATATGGAGCAAGGTGCACCTTGCCCGACTGTGATTACATATTACCAGGACAAATCTTTCTCCATGGAAGTTAAGACACCGCCGGCGTCTTACTACCTGAAGAAAGCCGCGGGCCTGAAGCCTGTTGGCAAGCGCAACCGCCCACGCGGTGCGGAAAATCCAGGTCGTGAAACTGTGGCAACCGTTACAGTCGCTCAGGTGAAAGAAATCGCTGAAGCGAAAATGAAAGATCTGAATGCCAACGATATCGAAGGCGCAATGCAAATCATCCTGGGCTCAGCTCGGTCTATGGGCATAGAGGTGAAGTAA